A genomic window from Peromyscus maniculatus bairdii isolate BWxNUB_F1_BW_parent chromosome 1, HU_Pman_BW_mat_3.1, whole genome shotgun sequence includes:
- the Rpp30 gene encoding ribonuclease P protein subunit p30: MAVFADLDLRAGSDLKALRGLVETAAHLGYSVVAINHIVDFKEKKQEIEKPVAVSDLFTTLPIVQGKSRPIKILTRLTIIVTDPSHCNVLRATSSRVRLYDIVAVFPKTEKLFHVACTHLDVDLVCITVTEKLPFYFKRPPINVAIDRGLGFELVYGPAIRDATMRRYTISNALNLMQICRGKNVILSSAAERPLEIRGPYDVANLGLLFGLSESEAKAAVSTNCRAAFLHGETRKTAFGIISTVKKPRPSEGDDDSLPACKKAKCEG, encoded by the exons ATGGCGGTGTTCGCAGATTTGGACTTAAGAGCGGGCTCGGACCTGAAGGCTCTGCGCGGACTGGTGGAGACCGCTGCTCACC ttggatATTCAGTTGTTGCCATCAATCATATTGTTGactttaaggaaaagaaacag GAAATTGAAAAGCCAGTAGCAGTTTCTGATCTCTTCACAACTTTACCAATTGTACAG GGAAAATCAAGaccaattaaaattttaactagATTGACAATTATAGTTACAGATCCATCCCACTGTAATGTTTTG AGAGCAACTTCTTCAAGGGTCCGGCTGTACGATATTGTTGCAGTGTTTCCAAAGACAGAAAAACTTTTTCAT gTTGCTTGCACGCATTTAGATGTGGATTTAGTCTGTATAACTGTAACAGAGAAATTACCATTTTACTTCAAAAGACCCCCTATTAATGTG GCAATTGATAGAGGTCTGGGCTTTGAACTTGTCTACGGCCCTGCTATCAGAGACGCGACGATGAGAAGGTATACAATTTCCAATGCCCTCAACTTGATGCAGATCTGCAGAGGAAAG AATGTAATTCTGTCCAGTGCTGCAGAGAGG ccTTTGGAAATAAGAGGACCGTATGATGTGGCAAACTT AGGGCTGCTGTTTGGGCTGTCTGAAAGCGAAGCCAAGGCTGCCGTGTCCACAAACTGCCGAGCTGCATTTCTCCATGGAG AAACTAGAAAAACTGCTTTTGGAATTATTTCTACAGTGAAGAAACCTCGGCCATCAGAAGGGGATGATGATTCTCTTCCAGCTTGCAAGAAAGCTAAATGTGAGGGTTGA